The following coding sequences are from one Gemmatimonadales bacterium window:
- a CDS encoding antibiotic biosynthesis monooxygenase — translation MYGLIGKMSAVPGQRDALAAILLEGTARMPGCLSYVVASDPADADGLWITEVWDSQESHRASLTLPAVQEAIAKGRPMIAGFSNRVETTPLGGHGLR, via the coding sequence ATGTACGGTCTGATTGGAAAAATGAGCGCTGTCCCGGGTCAGCGTGACGCCTTGGCCGCCATCCTGCTCGAGGGGACTGCCCGGATGCCCGGCTGTCTGAGCTACGTCGTTGCCAGCGACCCCGCCGACGCCGATGGCCTTTGGATCACCGAAGTCTGGGACAGCCAGGAGAGTCATCGCGCCTCGCTCACCCTTCCAGCTGTGCAGGAGGCCATCGCCAAGGGACGTCCGATGATTGCCGGGTTCAGCAACCGGGTCGAAACCACGCCACTCGGCGGGCACGGCCTCCGCTGA